From Corallococcus silvisoli, a single genomic window includes:
- a CDS encoding AAA domain-containing protein gives MARDVSFFDKLGALLAQEREAEKARMAAFAQGLSLREREEQGLSVLDLETVEEEVGLGGRILLTLARADRGRLPTRLSNGDFVAVLPRRAEVKEPAKALVSRATSTRIQLAFDREPPAYLSEGLLRLDVVPNDVTYERVRAGLQRVKGLDKGAERHKREVLLGNEPPRFDNTRDFTPTRPLNPEQLDAARRALAAEDFFLIHGPPGTGKSTVLAEVAAQAVARGERLLCTAASNAAVDHLLELCLEQGLRALRVGHPARVAPRLQEHTLDIVVEEHPDRVISRDLFDEAFDLFGYARRQRNQGRSRERFSNARSSTAEAKDLMDEARKLEKKAVKAVLARADVVCVTLASLGSGVLAGEEFDRALLDEATQATEPLALLGFLRAPKVVLAGDPQQLPPTVLSQEASKAGLGVSLFERLLKDHGDDVKRMLREQYRMNTAIMAFPSKEMYASELRAHPSVADRTLAGVLTPGTEVDAPPVLYLDTAGKGFDEEEEPTTHSLLNPGEAGYVVARVRQLLGLGLSPREVAVIAPYSAQARHLREALEAVHPEVEVDTVDAFQGREKDAILVSLTRSNSEGQLGFLNDLRRMNVALTRARRHLFVVGDSATLSSHPFYARFIEGTQTDGGYRSAWEWPDPAEQ, from the coding sequence ATGGCTCGTGACGTCTCGTTCTTCGACAAGCTCGGTGCGCTCCTCGCCCAGGAGCGCGAGGCGGAGAAGGCCCGCATGGCGGCGTTCGCGCAGGGGCTGTCCCTGCGCGAGCGCGAGGAGCAGGGCCTGTCGGTGCTGGACCTGGAGACCGTCGAGGAGGAGGTGGGCCTGGGGGGCCGCATCCTCCTCACGCTCGCCCGCGCGGACCGGGGCAGGCTGCCCACGCGCCTGTCCAACGGCGACTTCGTGGCGGTGCTGCCCCGCCGCGCGGAGGTGAAGGAACCGGCGAAGGCGCTCGTGTCGCGCGCCACCTCCACCCGCATCCAGCTCGCCTTCGACCGCGAGCCCCCCGCCTACCTCTCCGAGGGACTGTTGCGCCTGGACGTCGTCCCCAACGACGTCACCTACGAGCGCGTGCGCGCGGGCCTCCAGCGCGTGAAGGGCCTGGACAAGGGCGCGGAGCGGCACAAGCGCGAGGTGCTGCTGGGCAACGAGCCCCCGCGCTTCGACAACACCAGGGACTTCACCCCCACCCGCCCGCTCAACCCGGAGCAGCTGGACGCCGCCAGGCGCGCGCTCGCCGCGGAGGACTTCTTCCTCATCCACGGCCCGCCCGGCACCGGCAAGTCCACCGTGCTGGCGGAGGTGGCGGCCCAGGCCGTCGCACGCGGCGAGCGCCTCTTGTGCACCGCGGCCAGCAACGCCGCCGTGGACCACCTCCTGGAGCTGTGCCTGGAGCAGGGCCTGAGGGCCCTTCGCGTGGGCCACCCCGCGCGCGTCGCGCCCCGCCTCCAGGAGCACACGCTGGACATCGTGGTGGAGGAACACCCCGACCGCGTCATCAGCCGCGACCTGTTCGACGAGGCCTTCGACCTCTTCGGCTACGCGCGCCGCCAGCGCAACCAGGGCCGCAGCCGCGAGCGCTTCTCCAACGCCCGCTCCTCCACCGCGGAGGCCAAGGACCTGATGGACGAGGCGCGCAAGCTGGAGAAGAAGGCCGTGAAGGCCGTGCTCGCCCGCGCGGACGTGGTGTGCGTCACGCTGGCGAGCCTGGGCTCCGGCGTGCTCGCCGGCGAGGAGTTCGACCGCGCCCTCCTGGACGAGGCCACCCAGGCCACCGAGCCGCTGGCCCTGCTGGGCTTCCTCCGCGCGCCGAAGGTGGTGCTCGCCGGGGACCCGCAGCAGCTGCCCCCCACCGTGCTGTCGCAGGAGGCCTCGAAGGCGGGCCTGGGCGTGAGCCTCTTCGAGCGCCTGCTGAAGGACCACGGCGACGACGTGAAGCGCATGCTGCGCGAGCAGTACCGGATGAACACCGCCATCATGGCCTTCCCGTCGAAGGAGATGTACGCCAGCGAGCTGCGCGCCCACCCGTCCGTGGCGGATCGCACGCTGGCGGGGGTGCTCACGCCAGGAACGGAGGTGGACGCCCCGCCCGTGCTCTACCTGGACACCGCGGGCAAGGGCTTCGACGAGGAGGAGGAGCCCACCACGCACAGCCTCCTGAACCCGGGCGAGGCCGGCTACGTCGTCGCCCGCGTGCGCCAGCTCCTGGGCCTGGGCCTGTCCCCGCGCGAGGTGGCCGTCATCGCCCCCTACAGCGCCCAGGCCCGCCACCTGCGCGAGGCCCTGGAGGCCGTCCACCCCGAGGTGGAAGTGGACACCGTGGACGCGTTCCAGGGACGGGAGAAGGACGCCATCCTCGTCAGCCTCACCCGCTCCAACAGCGAGGGGCAGCTGGGCTTCCTCAATGACCTGCGCCGCATGAACGTCGCCCTCACCCGCGCCCGCCGGCACCTGTTCGTCGTGGGCGACTCCGCCACCCTCAGCAGCCACCCCTTCTACGCGCGCTTCATCGAAGGCACGCAGACCGACGGCGGCTACCGCTCGGCGTGGGAGTGGCCAGACCCGGCTGAACAATGA
- a CDS encoding chitosanase — protein METRCSRTWVLGQRGCAGVGLLMLALGCGAAEEREFPPEAPGEVVRELGACTHAVTTNTYVGPDYWGTLVFKNTGTVAIANPRVSLDVPSGVTCDDDQPGWAHTQSGRTCTFTRTSSLTVAVNASYTFNYSTDSSTSFTATHVKVQSDSCGGTAPGGTGLTANQKKVAEALTSIWENDTPTLDYAYSENIHDGRGYTNGRAGFCTGTGDAIQVVQCYRALRTEANGNRLSKYWSALTVINNRFLSTGQSQASTAELDAVGGWTTDWAASFNTAATKADFKQCQDQVSDALYYTPIMNEAAKWGLTQALTKAALYDAAINHGEDGARDLIRKANTALGNSAQVAPVIGYNGITESAWLQKFLEKRRDVLAGDSTWADAVDRVAAYEKQRRLGNWDLGTALRNDVRARDCWGTTYPSSGYTVRAINPDGTWSTPASFTYACQ, from the coding sequence ATGGAAACCAGGTGTTCGCGGACGTGGGTGCTGGGCCAGCGGGGGTGTGCCGGCGTGGGGCTGTTGATGCTGGCCCTGGGGTGCGGCGCGGCGGAGGAGCGGGAGTTCCCGCCGGAGGCGCCGGGCGAAGTGGTGAGGGAGCTGGGGGCGTGCACGCACGCGGTGACGACGAACACGTACGTGGGCCCGGACTACTGGGGCACGCTGGTGTTCAAGAACACGGGCACGGTGGCCATCGCCAATCCTCGGGTCTCCCTCGACGTGCCCTCGGGCGTGACGTGTGACGATGATCAACCCGGCTGGGCGCACACGCAGAGCGGCCGCACGTGCACCTTCACGCGCACGTCCTCGCTGACGGTGGCGGTGAACGCGTCGTACACGTTCAACTACTCCACCGACTCCAGCACGTCGTTCACCGCGACCCACGTGAAGGTCCAGTCCGACAGCTGCGGCGGCACGGCTCCCGGCGGCACCGGGCTCACCGCCAACCAGAAGAAGGTGGCGGAGGCGCTGACGAGCATCTGGGAGAACGACACGCCCACGCTCGACTACGCCTATTCAGAGAACATCCACGACGGGCGCGGCTACACCAACGGGCGGGCGGGCTTCTGCACCGGCACGGGCGACGCCATCCAGGTCGTGCAGTGCTACCGGGCCCTGCGCACCGAGGCCAATGGCAACCGCCTGTCGAAGTACTGGAGCGCGCTCACCGTCATCAACAACCGCTTCCTGTCCACCGGGCAATCGCAGGCGTCCACGGCGGAGCTGGACGCGGTGGGCGGCTGGACCACGGACTGGGCGGCGAGCTTCAACACCGCCGCCACGAAGGCGGACTTCAAGCAGTGCCAGGACCAGGTGAGCGACGCGCTCTACTACACGCCCATCATGAACGAGGCCGCGAAGTGGGGCCTCACCCAGGCGCTCACCAAGGCGGCGCTGTACGACGCGGCCATCAACCACGGCGAGGACGGCGCGAGGGACCTCATCCGCAAGGCGAACACCGCCCTGGGCAACAGCGCGCAGGTGGCGCCGGTGATTGGCTACAACGGCATCACGGAGAGCGCGTGGCTCCAGAAGTTCCTGGAGAAGCGCCGGGACGTGCTCGCGGGAGACTCCACCTGGGCGGACGCGGTGGACCGCGTGGCCGCGTATGAGAAGCAGCGCCGCCTTGGCAACTGGGACCTGGGCACCGCCCTGCGCAACGACGTGCGCGCCCGCGACTGCTGGGGCACCACCTACCCGTCGAGCGGCTACACCGTGCGCGCCATCAACCCGGACGGCACCTGGAGCACGCCGGCCTCGTTCACGTACGCCTGCCAGTAG
- a CDS encoding choice-of-anchor D domain-containing protein, producing the protein MVMGWRGRYVLLASLVAGTMACHEEDQTRGVQATAVLDVDALDFGDVPVGEWREKDVRIRNVGYVPFSALEALGLGNNPAYQVELTDGGGRVPPGESHVVKVRFHPLAEGPVEETLRVTTDANVGALQQVPVHGLGTPTRIGVNPPVLDYQTLEVDSDRTLEVTVTNPVDLPLTLKVAGNQADPFTADTITVPPNTTQVVKTKYLPRSLGRMDARLEVVSCETCTPSVVDLQGNSVASAFVFDPAPVPFDEIPVHERTESFTRARNITWRPVTISALATSDRAFLPLSKPEGTTVQPDEVVEMRMEFAARYSGPNVGNLTVAYASDKARESRVMLDARGGRPTLAVAPVALDFGELPVGGKVEQVIRITNAGSNGPLTFTGVRADGDAAQFNVDTPTRGTQPYAWKAGAWPTLEANGLQINPGDDALELKVYFEPKTEGTFTATLFVQSNDLFTPERAITLTGRARASGPCVYQLRPQPKLEFANVAPGRGAVLGFYFRNPGRAECAIKNVHLSNDGGGVFSMPGGPITGGVVLYDTAFSSMIAFKAPATGGEFNGELMLTVNNPAYPTVTLPIHAVSEASCLVATPSFVDFGPIRYDCAAKPRKTFVSNRCSEPLTVSDAIIGNGTSNQFSLMTPVTAPITLQPGQGFEMEVGYARDVLGQHYSPMYLQSDTEPHGFLVPLLAETNHEGIQVDRFTQGTDSQLDVLFVVSNTTTMEPYQQRLRNAIPGWLARAKELNVDVRVGVTSTGLVQRDGQCGGGANGGEAGRLFPVDGSRARVVSGASANAAATIQANIEVGLCHNLVQGLETMRQGLSAPLSEQADDLRTPQPNDGNLGFTRIAARMAVVVLADEDDHSGFEPDSYIQFLHTLKGTGMSHRSNLHALVPAGASCSTAGTSADRFAAVAKGTGGSVGSICESDYRAFLDPIIQQAGGPQADFPLTALPDGTEELSVRVNGRVLPADQWMYDAGRNAVIFNQGAVPTAGQSVEIRYRSICAPTP; encoded by the coding sequence ATGGTGATGGGGTGGAGGGGTCGGTACGTCCTGCTGGCGTCACTGGTGGCGGGGACGATGGCGTGTCACGAGGAGGACCAGACGCGCGGGGTGCAGGCCACGGCGGTGCTGGACGTGGATGCGCTCGACTTCGGTGACGTGCCGGTGGGCGAGTGGCGTGAGAAGGACGTGCGGATCCGCAACGTGGGCTACGTGCCGTTCTCCGCGCTGGAGGCGCTGGGGTTGGGAAACAACCCGGCCTACCAGGTGGAGCTGACGGACGGCGGAGGCCGCGTGCCGCCGGGCGAGTCCCACGTCGTGAAGGTGCGCTTCCACCCGCTCGCCGAGGGCCCCGTGGAGGAGACGCTGCGCGTGACGACGGACGCCAACGTGGGCGCCCTGCAGCAGGTGCCCGTGCACGGCCTGGGGACGCCCACCCGCATCGGGGTGAACCCGCCGGTGCTGGACTACCAGACGCTGGAGGTGGACAGCGACCGCACGCTGGAGGTCACCGTCACCAACCCCGTGGACCTCCCGCTGACGCTGAAGGTGGCGGGCAATCAGGCGGACCCCTTCACGGCGGACACCATCACCGTGCCGCCCAACACCACCCAGGTGGTGAAGACGAAGTACCTGCCCCGCTCGCTGGGGCGGATGGACGCCCGGCTGGAGGTCGTGTCCTGCGAGACGTGCACCCCGTCCGTGGTGGACCTGCAGGGCAACTCCGTGGCGAGCGCCTTCGTGTTCGACCCCGCGCCCGTGCCCTTCGACGAGATCCCGGTGCACGAGCGCACCGAGTCCTTCACCCGCGCGCGCAACATCACCTGGCGCCCGGTCACCATCTCCGCGCTGGCCACCAGCGACCGCGCCTTCCTGCCGCTGTCCAAGCCGGAGGGCACCACGGTGCAGCCGGACGAGGTGGTGGAGATGCGGATGGAGTTCGCCGCGCGCTACTCCGGCCCCAACGTGGGCAACCTCACGGTGGCGTACGCGTCCGACAAGGCGCGTGAGTCGCGCGTGATGCTGGATGCGCGAGGCGGCCGGCCCACGCTGGCCGTGGCGCCGGTGGCGCTGGACTTCGGAGAGCTGCCGGTGGGCGGCAAGGTGGAGCAGGTCATCCGCATCACCAACGCGGGCAGCAACGGCCCCCTCACCTTCACCGGCGTGCGCGCGGACGGCGACGCGGCGCAGTTCAACGTGGACACCCCCACGCGCGGCACCCAGCCCTACGCCTGGAAGGCCGGCGCCTGGCCCACGCTGGAGGCCAACGGCCTTCAAATCAACCCGGGCGACGACGCGCTGGAGCTGAAGGTCTACTTCGAGCCCAAGACGGAGGGCACCTTCACCGCGACGCTCTTCGTGCAGTCCAACGACCTGTTCACGCCCGAGCGCGCCATCACCTTGACGGGCCGCGCTCGCGCCAGTGGCCCGTGCGTGTATCAGCTGCGGCCCCAACCGAAGCTGGAGTTCGCCAACGTGGCGCCAGGCCGCGGCGCGGTGCTGGGCTTCTACTTCCGCAACCCGGGCCGGGCCGAGTGCGCCATCAAGAACGTGCACCTGTCCAACGACGGCGGCGGCGTGTTCTCCATGCCCGGAGGTCCCATCACCGGCGGCGTGGTGCTCTACGACACGGCCTTCAGCTCCATGATTGCCTTCAAGGCCCCCGCCACGGGCGGCGAGTTCAACGGCGAGCTGATGCTCACCGTCAACAACCCGGCCTACCCCACGGTGACCCTGCCCATCCACGCGGTGTCGGAGGCGTCCTGCCTGGTGGCCACGCCGTCCTTCGTGGACTTCGGGCCCATCCGCTACGACTGCGCCGCGAAGCCGCGCAAGACATTCGTGTCCAACCGCTGCAGCGAACCGCTCACCGTCTCGGACGCCATCATCGGCAACGGCACGAGCAACCAGTTCTCGCTGATGACGCCGGTGACGGCGCCCATCACGCTCCAGCCCGGTCAGGGCTTCGAGATGGAGGTGGGCTATGCCCGCGACGTGCTGGGCCAGCACTACAGCCCCATGTACCTCCAGTCGGACACGGAGCCGCACGGCTTCCTCGTGCCGCTGCTCGCGGAGACCAACCACGAGGGCATCCAGGTGGACCGCTTCACCCAGGGCACCGACAGCCAGCTGGACGTGCTCTTCGTGGTGTCCAACACCACCACCATGGAGCCGTACCAGCAGCGCCTGCGCAACGCCATCCCAGGCTGGCTGGCGCGCGCCAAGGAGCTGAACGTGGACGTGCGCGTGGGCGTCACCAGCACCGGACTCGTGCAGCGCGACGGACAGTGCGGCGGCGGGGCCAACGGCGGTGAGGCCGGCCGCCTCTTCCCGGTGGACGGCAGCCGCGCCCGCGTGGTGTCCGGCGCCAGCGCCAACGCGGCCGCCACCATCCAGGCCAACATCGAAGTGGGCCTCTGCCACAACCTGGTGCAGGGCCTGGAGACGATGCGCCAGGGCCTGTCCGCCCCGCTGTCCGAGCAGGCCGACGACCTCCGCACGCCGCAGCCCAACGACGGCAACCTGGGCTTCACCCGCATCGCGGCCCGCATGGCGGTGGTCGTGCTGGCGGACGAGGACGACCACTCCGGCTTCGAGCCGGACAGCTACATCCAGTTCCTCCACACGCTGAAGGGCACGGGCATGTCCCACCGCAGCAACCTGCACGCGCTCGTCCCCGCCGGAGCGTCCTGCTCCACCGCGGGCACCAGCGCGGACCGCTTCGCCGCGGTGGCCAAGGGCACGGGCGGCAGCGTGGGCTCCATCTGCGAGAGCGACTACCGCGCCTTCCTGGACCCCATCATCCAGCAGGCCGGCGGCCCGCAGGCGGACTTCCCCCTCACCGCGCTGCCGGACGGCACCGAAGAGCTCAGCGTGCGCGTGAATGGCCGCGTCCTGCCCGCGGACCAGTGGATGTACGACGCGGGCCGCAACGCGGTCATCTTCAACCAGGGCGCGGTGCCCACCGCGGGCCAGTCCGTGGAGATCCGCTACCGCAGCATCTGCGCGCCGACGCCCTAG
- a CDS encoding alpha/beta fold hydrolase — MPAAAFESLTVDAEGLPLHVRQRHPHGTPAVLFLHGWLDHSHSFDPLSEFLPEAWRTVLLDLRGMGESGHAGPGAAYHFSDHLLDVEAALDGLALPRVHLVGHSLGGIVALAYAAARPERIQSLTLIESLGPSGGPPEGAPVRLRSFLEDSRRPPNRKRYPSVEAAAERLRHTNPTLSPDAALLFARHGTRLTPEGDFTFTFDPRHRRRFGQAFDEAQWLALEAAVTCPVQLLRGTRGLSPTPALLEGRLAALRTLVGPARFFDGGHHVHLEQPAAVAAAIAAFVGEASTS, encoded by the coding sequence GTGCCCGCCGCCGCATTCGAATCGCTCACCGTGGACGCCGAGGGCCTGCCGCTGCACGTGCGGCAGCGCCACCCCCACGGCACCCCCGCCGTGTTGTTCCTGCACGGGTGGTTGGACCACTCCCACAGCTTCGACCCGCTCTCCGAGTTCCTGCCCGAAGCCTGGCGCACGGTGCTGCTGGACCTGCGCGGCATGGGGGAGAGCGGCCACGCCGGGCCCGGCGCCGCGTACCACTTCAGCGACCACCTGCTGGACGTGGAGGCCGCCCTGGACGGGCTCGCACTCCCCCGCGTGCATCTGGTGGGACACTCGCTGGGCGGCATCGTCGCGCTGGCGTACGCCGCCGCGCGGCCGGAGCGGATCCAGAGCCTGACGCTCATCGAAAGCCTGGGCCCGTCCGGCGGCCCGCCCGAAGGCGCCCCGGTCCGCCTGCGCAGCTTCCTGGAGGACTCGCGCCGCCCGCCGAACCGCAAGCGCTACCCCAGCGTGGAGGCCGCCGCGGAGCGCCTGCGTCACACGAACCCCACCCTCTCCCCGGACGCGGCCCTGCTCTTCGCCCGCCACGGCACCCGGCTCACGCCGGAGGGGGACTTCACCTTCACCTTCGACCCGCGCCACCGCCGCCGCTTCGGACAGGCCTTCGACGAGGCCCAGTGGCTGGCGCTGGAGGCCGCCGTCACCTGCCCCGTGCAGCTCCTGCGGGGCACCCGCGGCCTGTCCCCCACCCCCGCGCTGCTCGAGGGGCGGCTCGCCGCCCTGCGCACCCTGGTGGGCCCCGCCCGCTTCTTCGACGGCGGCCACCACGTCCACCTGGAGCAGCCCGCCGCCGTGGCCGCCGCGATCGCCGCGTTCGTGGGGGAAGCGTCCACTTCCTGA